aatataagtgatatgatatggccatcatcatcttgtgcttgtgatctccatctccgaagcaccgtgctcgtgatctccatctccgaagcaccgtcatgatcaccatcgtcaccggctcgacaccttgatctccatcgttgtcgtctcgccaacttattgcttttacgactatcgctaccacttagtgataaaataaaactattacatggcgattgcatctcatacaataaagcgacaaccatatggctcctgccatttgccgataactcggttacaaaacatgatcatctcatacaacacattatatcacatcatgtcttgaccatatcacatcacaacatgccctgcaaaaacaagttagacgtcctctactttgttgttgcatgttttacgtggctgctacgggcttagcaagaaccgttcttacctacgcatcaaaaccacaatgatagtttatcaagttggtgctgttttaaccttcgcaaggaccgggcgtagccacactcggttcaactaaagtgagagagacagacacccgccggtcacctttaagcaacgagtgctcacaacggtgaaaccagtctcgcgtaagcgtacgcgtaatgtcggtccgggccgcttcatctcacaataccgctgaaccaaagtatgacatgctggtaagcagtatgacttattcgcccacaactcacttgtgttctactcgtgcatagcatcaacgcataaaaccaggctcggatgccactgttggggaacgtagtaattcaaaaaaattcctacgcacacgcaagatcatggtgatgcatagcaacgagaggggatagtgttgtccacgtaccctcgtagaccgacagcggaagcgttatcacaacgcggttgatgtagtcgtacgtcttcacgatccgaccgatcaagtaccgaacgtacggcacctccgagttctacacacgttcagctcgatgacgtccctcaaactccgatccagccgagtgttgagggagagtttcgtcagcacgacggcgtggtgacgatgatgatgttccaccggcgcagggcttcgcctaagctccgcaacggtattatcgaggtgtaatatggtggaggggggcaccacacacggctaagagatctcaaggatcaattgttgtgtctctggggtgccccctgcccccgtatataaaggagcaagggaggaggaggccggccctaggagagggcgcaccaagtgtggagtcctactaggactccttagtcctagtaggattccacctcccatatggaataggaaaagaggaagggaaaaagagaaggaaggaagggagcgccccccttccctagtccaattcggaccagaccaaggggaggggtgcggccacccttgaggcccttttccttctttcccgtatggcccaataaggcccaatacgtattcccgtaactctccggtactccgaaaaatacccgaatcacacggaacctttccgaagtccgaatatagtcgtccaatatatcgatctttacgtctcgaccatttcgagactcctcgtcatgtccccgatctcatccgggactccgaactccttcggtacatcaacatacataaactcataataaaactgtcatcgtaactttaagcgtgcggaccctttgggttcgagaactatgtagacatgaccgagacacctctccggtcaataaccaatagcgggacctggatgcccatattggctcccacatattctacgaagatctttatcggtcagaccgcataacaacatacgttgttccctttgtcatcggtatgttacttgcccgagattcgatcgtcggtatctcgatacctagttcaatctcgttaccggcaagtctctttactcgttccgtaatacatcatctcgcaactaactcattagtcacaatgcttgcaaggcttatagtgatgtgcattaccgagtgggcccagagatacctctccgacaatcggtgtgacaaatcctaatctcgaaatacgccaacccaacaagtacctttggagacacctgtagagcacctttataatcccccagttacgttgtgacgtttggtagcacacaaagtgttcctccggtaaacgggagttgcataatctcatagtcataggaacatgtataagtcatgaagaaagcaatagcaacatactaaacgatcgggtgctaagctaacgaaatgggtcaagtcaatcacgtcattctcctaatgaggtgatcccgttaatcaaatgacaactcatgtctatggctaggaaacataaccatctttgattaacgagctagtcaagtagaggcatactagtgacactctgtttgtctatgtattcacacatgtattatgtttccggttaatacaattctagcatgaataataaacatttatcatgatataaggaaatatataatactttattattgcctctagggcatatttccttcacctagtGGCTTCTTGAGGAGCATTGTGCCttcacaccgctccaacggagacgtacttcccttcaaaaggaaggaacttcggtaacacatcctcgtcctcaccggctccactcttggttatctcgtgcctttacttgtgcaagcttatttgcgttgtatcccttgcttgcttgtgtgcttattGCTATTGCATCATATAGATTGCTCatctagttgcatatctagacaacctactttgatgcaaagtttaatttggtaaagaaaagctaaaaattgttaagttgcctattcacccccctctagtcaactatatcgatcctttcattCAGTATACTCTTcaaaggacggagggagtatgttgtAGGCTTGGTTGAATTGTGAATTACATTTAACTTTCACAAATCGTCCTCTCATGCTAAATTATATGTTGGTTTAACATCTGCAACTGCAGGCGCTAGCATCGTAGATCTGCCAACCGTGATGACCATCACGAATAAGCTCGAACTTGATATCTGAGCCCTAGCCTTTTGCTTCTCCCACACTTGAGATCCATCTTCTCCCACTTCTCCCATGCTAACTTAGAAGAGGCATCTGGCCCTCCAGATCAGGAACTCGACGAGCGATTTGCTGGACGAACCCCAGTAAAACCCAGGAAGAAAGGCTGTACTGCTGGAACTGTTGAAGAAGTATGAAAACGCCATGATGTGTGGGCTAGGTGCTTGCGATATTGCCAAGCTGTGCATCTGTGTGCCATGGCTGCTCCGCACTAACCCGGAGCGAGTTCATGGGATGGTGGCATGCGCCGAAGGTCTTGGTGTGCCCCGTCGATCTGGGATGTTTAGGCAAGTGCTCCAAGCTGTCACATTCTCCGACAAGGAGAAGATTGCCGCTAAAGTGGAGTTCTTGAAGAAGACATTTAGGTGGTCCGATGCCGAGGTGGGCATTGCTATTTCTAAGGTTCCAGGGGTGCTGACCAAGTCGAATGACATGCTGCAGAACAGGTCTGAGTTCCTCATCTCCGAGGTGGGGTTGGAACCTGGGTACATTGCTTATCGCCCAGCAATGCTCACTTACAGCCTGGAAGGCCGGATGAGACCCCGGTACTATGTTGTAAAGTTTCTCAAGGAAAATGGATTGCTCAAGCGTGACCCGAGCTACTTTACCGTTTtcaaggagtccgagaaggcatTCAAGAAGATGTTCATACA
The sequence above is a segment of the Aegilops tauschii subsp. strangulata cultivar AL8/78 chromosome 6, Aet v6.0, whole genome shotgun sequence genome. Coding sequences within it:
- the LOC141025670 gene encoding uncharacterized protein, which gives rise to MMCGLGACDIAKLCICVPWLLRTNPERVHGMVACAEGLGVPRRSGMFRQVLQAVTFSDKEKIAAKVEFLKKTFRWSDAEVGIAISKVPGVLTKSNDMLQNRSEFLISEVGLEPGYIAYRPAMLTYSLEGRMRPRYYVVKFLKENGLLKRDPSYFTVFKESEKAFKKMFIHPHKEAAPHLGKDYDTACKGEMLGWLLLTCDGTDNLIPEY